A part of Anabas testudineus chromosome 9, fAnaTes1.2, whole genome shotgun sequence genomic DNA contains:
- the LOC113149983 gene encoding hyaluronan and proteoglycan link protein 1: protein MMSLLCITMISLILAGSAHSQVTSAPSRLSALVYADPGVNITLPCMLPSKDTVHFGDVGIRIKWTKVKDNEALNEDVLLSMGLIKKTYGRFEGRAFLVTEDSEDASITITDVSPADSGKYRCEIINGIEDTTQEIKLEVQGDLGVVFPYSPELGRYKLNFDAAQQACAEQGASVASYDQLFQAFQNGLDWCNAGWLDDGTVQYPITKPRHPCGGDIKQPGVRNYGHRDKQTGLYDVFCFAPPLNGQFYWLDQPHSLTYDEAVQACLDDDAEIAKVGQIYAAWKFDGFDRCDAGWLADGSVRYPISRPRKNCSPTEAAVRFVAFPDKNQKSYGVYCYKPEQPGAR from the exons CTCTGGTTTATGCTGATCCTGGTGTCAACATCACCCTGCCCTGCATGCTCCCATCTAAAGACACTGTGCACTTCGGCGACGTTGGTATCCGAATAAAATGGACCAAGGTGAAAGACAATGAAGCACTGAATGAGGATGTGCTGCTTTCAATGGGACTCATCAAAAAGACCTACGGACGCTTCGAGGGCCGTGCCTTTTTGGTGACAGAAGACAGTGAAGATGCCTCCATCACTATAACGGACGTCTCCCCGGCAGACAGTGGAAAATACCGCTGTGAGATCATAAATGGAATTGAAGACACCACACAGGAGATCAAGTTGGAGGTGCAAG GTGATCTAGGTGTTGTGTTCCCATACTCCCCCGAGCTGGGCCGCTACAAACTAAACTTTGATGCAGCTCAGCAGGCGTGTGCGGAACAAGGTGCTAGTGTCGCCTCCTATGATCAGCTGTTTCAGGCCTTTCAAAATGGCCTGGACTGGTGTAATGCTGGTTGGCTGGATGACGGCACAGTGCAGTATCCCATTACCAAACCCAGACATCCCTGTGGTGGCGACATCAAGCAACCTGGCGTCAGAAACTATGGTCATCGTGACAAGCAGACGGGCCTGTATGATGTGTTCTGTTTTGCTCCTCCACTCAATG gacaGTTCTACTGGCTGGACCAACCTCACAGTCTGACCTACGATGAGGCTGTGCAGGCATGCTTAGACGATGATGCAGAGATTGCCAAGGTGGGCCAGATATACGCTGCCTGGAAGTTCGACGGCTTTGATCGCTGCGACGCTGGCTGGTTGGCTGACGGTAGCGTCCGCTACCCCATCTCCAGACCTCGCAAGAACTGCAGCCCCACTGAAGCTGCAGTGCGCTTCGTCGCATTCCCAGATAAGAACCAAAAGTCTTACGGGGTCTACTGTTACAAGCCCGAGCAGCCAGGGGCAAGATAG